The genomic interval TCACCCCAACATCGCTACCATCTACGATGTGTTCGATGCCGATGGTGAAGCTTTCATCGTGATGGAATTGGTTGAAGGAGAGACGCTGCGTGAGCTGACGGCGCGCGGCCCGCTGCCGTTGGATCGGGTGTTTGACATCGGCTTACAAATCGCTAGTGCGTTGGCAGCCGCTCACAAACAGCATGTCGTTCACCGGGACATTAAATCGGATAATATCAAGATCACTCCGGATGGACACGTGAAAATACTGGATTTTGGGCTGGCCAAGCGCGTTGAAACGATTGATCCGACCATTGAGCAAACCGTTAAGGCCGAGTCGTTGTGGGTTACGCAAGAAGGCTTCGCGGCTGGCTCGCCTGGGTACACGGCTCCTGAACAATGGCGCGGCGAACCGGTTGACGCGCGCGCTGATATTTTCTCATTCGGCGTCGTGCTCTACGAGATGATCACTGGCCAGTCGCCATTCCCCGGCAAGTCAGTCGTCGAACGGATCACTGCGACCATGCACGTTGACCCCAATCCGGTGACCCAGTATGCCTCTGTGCCGGGCCAGCTCGAACATGTCGTCAAAAAAGCGTTGGCCAAGAATCCGACCGAGCGGTATCAGTCGGTGGTTGAGATGCAACGCGACCTGGAATCACTCCGCACGCAACAGCTCATGGCGGCGACCGTCGGCCAGATGCCGGCCGATGTGTCGGCTTCAGCCGCGTTGCAAGCGCGATACGAAATACTGGGTGAGTTGGGCCAAGGTGGCATGGGCAAGGTCTACAAGGCCAAGGATCGGAAGCTTGGTCGCATCGTCGCCGTCAAAGAGCTTCGTCAAGGCGTGCTGGCCGATCAGACCTCACGCGCTCGATTTTCCCGCGAAGCAAAATTACTGGCGCAATTGAACCACCCACATGTAGCCACCATCCACGACATCATTGAAGATGGCCAGCAACTGTTCATCATCTTGGAATACATAGATGGGGAGCGGCTGCTGGACAAGGTCAAGGCCGGCCCGCTGCCTCCGGAGCAAGCTTATCAATTTGCTCTGGAAGGAGCCGAGGCGCTAGCTCACGCGCACAATCATCAGATCATTCATCGCGACATCAAAACGGCCAACATCATGCTGACGCGTGATGGTCACGTCAAGGTGCTCGATTTTGGTCTGGCCAAGCGGCTGACGCCCGAAGAGCTTTCTCAATATGCTCAGACACAGAGCATCGCCATCGGATTAACAGCAACCCGCGTGACGTTCGGCACGCCGAAATATATGTCACCGGAACAACGCATGACCGCCGACGTTGATGCACGCAGTGATTTGTTCTCATACGGCGTTGTTTTGTGCGAGATGCTGGTTGGGGAATTGTCACTCATGGGTGAAGTGGTCGCCGAATTGCTCGAGACGGACCCTGCGTTGTGGCCAGCGCCGCTGAATCGAATTCCTAAGCCGTGGCAACCAATCCTGAAAAAGTGTCTGGCTCGTGATGTTGACGCCCGCTATCAGACAGCGGCTGAGTTGATCGCTGATTTGAAGCAGCTTCGATACGTGGCTGACGAGCGTACCGAAATGGCCACCATCGCTGAACGCGCCGTTGAGTGGCCACGAGAAAGGATTGCTGCTGGACCGCCCGTCATGCCGACCTTGGTGCGCAGTGGACTGGCGCTCGTGCCGGCTTTGTTCCTGGTTCATCAAGTTGGGCAGGCATCTTCAGCCATCGCCGCGCTGTTCTACCTAGCCCTGCTAATTGCGCTGCCGGTGATGATTTTTCAATTGCCCAGGTGGCTCGCCGGCCGCTTCATGTTCATGCGCCAACTGGTTCATGAAACCAGTGCGTTGGCATTTCCACTGTTGATGGTCAATCTGGTTTTGGTTTGTCTGGCGGCGATGAGTTTCTTCGATTTCATGGGCTGGCAGAGCTGGGGCGATTGGCGATACGCCGTTCGTCATGAACCGGTGAGCCAGGACATTGTATTGGTAGCCATTGATGCGGAAACGAAGGCCTATTTCGACACGGTGTTGCAAAAACCGCTGAAAAGCGGCGCCGATCTGTGGAAATTGCGCGAGTACCATCCGATTGTGCTGCGCAAACTGGCTGCCGCGCAACCAAAGGTGATCGCCTTCGATTTGTACTTCAGCCATGTCAGCGAAGTGCCTCAGTATGATGATGCGTTTGCTGAGGCCTTGCGCGAGGTGCGGACCCAACATCAGATTCCTATAATCGTTGGACAAGATTTTGATCCACAGCAGCACGAATTCGTGCCGACCACAACGAAACTGCAAGCTGCGTTGGCCGATTCACCGGATCAGCCGTTTTGGGGTCATCCTATTGTATTATCGGATCAGACCGGTGGACCTGGCTTCGAGCAGGGCATTGTTCGTGTCGTGCCGATGCAGATCGTTCGCACGGCCAGCCTCGATGGCCATGCTGCCACGCTATGGTTTCCTTCGATCTCGCTTTTGATGATGACTGCTGGACAGTACGATATTGGCATAGAGCCGGCCGGTGGGATATTGACTGTCGCTCAGGTGCACATCCCACTTGATCGTGGTTCGCCCTACCTGAAGAATTTGCCGCCGGGGCCATACCACTATCAGTATCACAACATGCTGGTCAATTTCCCCGATGAGCCATTTCGCACTGTCTCGTATGCGAGCCTTATCAATGGCGAAATTAAGCGGGACGATTTCTTTCAGAAGTATGTGTTAATTGGCAGCGAGTTTCCCGATTTTGAGCCATACCGCTCAACACCCTTGGGGCAATGGTCGCCTTACAAAATTCACGCCAGCGCCCTCAATACGATGTTGCTGAAGCAGTATATCCGGCGGTTTGATGGCCTGGGCAAGTTGCTCGTGATGTTGGCTGCTGCTTATCTGATTTTGGCCTTTGCTATCAGATGGCCTGCGCCATCATGGAGAATCGCAGCGTTGACCGCTGGCGTTTGCGTGGTGATGTTTGCAGTCGCATTGTTCTTATTCTTGCGTGAGCGCATTTGGTTCGATGCGAGTTATCCCAACCTAGCCGCTGTGTTGACAGGGATATTGGTCTACGTGAAGCGGTGACCAAAAAAATCTTTCACTGTGATAACGCTTTTGAACCATTGCGCGTCTAATAGCGTGCAGGCTCAAATCGAGAGATGGAGATCGGGCGTATGTTGCCGAGGCTGAGCAAGAATCTTCACAAGAGCCAGGTCTGTTTATTGATTGTCATCGTGAGCATGCTAGCTACGCCGGTGTTGGCCCAGACGCAAGTTGGTCAGATTCGTCACATTGAGAAGCCGCCGACGGGCGCCAGCGAATTTGCCTCGCGCGAATTAGTCCGTAGCGTGGAAGTCTTTCGCCAGAATGGCCCGCGCGATTTTGGCTACAAGGACATGCCATTGCAGGCTGGCGATGGCATCGCCGTTCGCAGTGCTGATCCTCGCGTCTATCGGGTGATCGTCGGTTTCACGGATCCGACCCGTCAACAACTCAAGATTGGCCCCGGCCGGGGGATTGTCTATCTGGCCGGTCGAGATAGTTTTCGCGCGGAGGCTGAGCAAGGCTTTCTCGGATGGGTCAAAGGCAAAGTGCAAGCGACGACCAAATATGTTCAAGCGATTGCGCCGGGCACGGAGTATGGGTTGGTCATTGATGGCGAGCGAGCGCGCGTCTTTGTTTGGGAAGGAGAAGTGCGCGTGACTAACCTCGGCCCCAATCCACTGACCGTTGCTGTCACTGAAAAGAGAGTGACGGATGTGTTCGGTCCCAATCAACCGAGCCAACCGCGCGTGCCTAAATTTGAGGAAGTCAGAGAGCTTGTCCTTTTCGGCCTTGACTTAGACCCGGTCATCCGCGCCACGGTCACCGACGAACGACTGCGCCAACGGTTACATGAAGACCTGATCCGCGCTCTTTTTGAAAGCCGCGTCCAACGGAGCGCCGTCGCACCGCAGATCAATCTGGCCAATGCGTATCTGTTTTTAGGAAAGACGCAAGATGCTTTGAGTATGTTTGATGAAGCCGAGCGGATTTCGCCTCGACCGGCAGCCATATTTAACGGTCGCGGCGTCGCGTTGACACAGCTCGGCCAATATGCGCAGGCGGCCGATGCGTTCAATCAAGCGTTGAGCCGCGACCGTGACTCAATCTACTACAATAATCGCGGCAATCTTCTGCTCATACAGGGCAGTGAGAAAATCGAGCAGGCCCTGTCTGACTACGACCAAGCCATTCGACGGGATCGAACCAACGCCGCGCCACTGAACGGCCGCGCAGTAGCGTTTTTCCAGCGAAACGAATTCCTGGCAGCGGAAGCCAATCTGAACCAATCATTGCGATTGCGCGACCGCGCTGTTGCTCGCAGTAATTTGGGGAATCTTTGGTTGATGCAAAACAGACTCGCGGCGGCGGAGGCTGAATATGCCAGGGCATTGCAGTTCGATCCCCAGGATGCCACCGCATTGCATAATCGCGGAGTCTGCCGGTTGAAGCAACAGCAGTTTGAACAAGCCCGCGATGATTTCGCCGCTGCGATTGAAGCTGATCCACGACAGGCAGCCCCACGCATCGGCTTGGGACTAGCTTACGTTGGCTTGAATCGGATAGATGAGGCTGTGACGGCGTTCATCAGCGCTCTGCAACCCGATTATACCAATCGAACAGCATACAGAAATCTGGCTTACTTGTTCATCAGCCGAGAGCAGGCGCGCAACCTCATTCAACAACGCTTACAACAAACGGCCGACATCGAACCTGCTGCGCAGGCGCCGCTGAACCAATTTATTCGATTTTTAGAAACGTTGCCGTCCGTGCCTCGCGCAGACTTTGACCGCGCATTTGACCGATTTCAATTAGCCGCCCGGTGAAGTTCGTTCAAGGAGAATTCAAATTATGAACAGAGGGGTTCGGCTTAGAATCATGACACGATCATGGCTAGCTATCATGGTGAGTGTGACACTATGCTTGCCATTACTGCCAACGAGCCGAGCAGGTCAACTGCCGCTGCTCGTGCTGGCGATCACGCCGGCCAATAATGCCACAGGCGTTTCGACGCGAACGACGATAGTGGCCACTTTTTCACAAACCCTGATTGCAGAGACTGTCAACCGAGAGACCTTTCTGCTGATTCAGCCTACCGGCCAACCCGTGGCAGGTATTGTCACCGCCACTGGTCCGCTTGCTGTTTTTGCGCCGCTTCAAGAATTGTCACCCAATACGTCCTACCGTGTGCTCATTCGAGGTGGTCCGAATGGTGTGGCCGGAGGTCTTTTCGGATTCCCGTCGTTTTTGGTTCAGGATTTCACCAGCCGTTTTACCACCGGCTCCGGGGGCGCAGGCGATGGCACGGAGGTTACACCTGAGCAAGGCGGCACAGTCACAGACCCGCGTCGTGGGTCTGCCATTATTATCCCACCGAATACGCTGCGGGTGACGGCTCGCGTGCGTGTGCTTACGCTCGATACGCTTGATCAGCAGATCAACAACGATTGTGGCGTGCCAATTCGACCAGGCGAAGAGCTACCGGGGGTTCCCGGCTTTGAGCGTGTGACTGAGGTGGTGCGCTACGAGGCGGACCCTTGCGGCGTGGTTGCTTTTGCGCCGGGAGGCCGTTTGTTATTGCCGTTGATCCAGCAGAAATTTCCTATAGGTTTACCGATTCGCTCAACAGCCCCATTTCGCCTCTTCGAGTTATCCCGCCGCGGCGGCCGATTGCAGTTCCTCGACACAGGCATTGCGGCTAAGCTCACCTCGGAAGGCGGGACAAATCGCACGCGCGGCAATTTCGTTACCACGCCGGATATTCAGATTTTCGGTACCTTTGCTGCCTTCCGGCAAATATCTCAGAAGAAACATTCGGGCAGCGATGCGGACGACTTCGCGGTGGCCGAGGCGACATCCGCCGTTGAGCAGAACAATCCGGTTCGGCTCTACTTTCCCGTCATCAGCCAGGGCAGCGGGCGCGCCACGCGAATTTCTATCGCCAATCCCGATACAAGCGCCAACGTGGACATCCTGTTCAGGGCTTACCGCGATAACGGAACGCTAGCCGGCACGCAACTGCGCACGGTCAATGCCAATCGTCAAGCCTCATTCTTGGTGTCTGATCTATTTCCGACATTGACGAGCGGAGCCATCATCGCCGAGCGTCAAGCTGGCGGCGCCCTGACGGGCTTTTACGAAATCGCCGATAGCTTCACGGCGCCAAATCGGCTGAGCGGCGCTGAAGCCGCCACACAGCTTCAAACCACGTTGCTCTTTCCGGTGGTCAAGTCGTTGAATCAGGTATTCACGGAAGTGCATGTGTTCAACCCACATGGGATGCCGGTCAATATCACGCTCTCAGGGTTCACTGCCGCAGGAACACGTGTGCCGGCAACCAACGCCATCGGTCAACCGCTGACGACAATTTCTTTGTCGCCGTTTGAGAAGTTAATTGTTTACAACGATGGCTCGACAACAAAAGCCAACGTGCGTCTCGATTTTACCAATCTTGACGGTGGTTATGTGTTCGTTCAATCGGTTGATGCTGTTGCGATCACCGGTGGAGAACTGTTTGGCGAGATGATGAGCGGGCAGATGAGCCTGGCGTTGCTTAACAGTTTACCGTTCCCGCGTGGGTGTTTACCTTCGAGCACCGACCCATGCGCTTGTCAAGTTGGCAACCCCGCCACGTCACCCGTGCCCAGTGCGCTTCATCAGCACACGATGTATGCTCCGTATTTCGAGAATGACCCGGCCAGCTCGATCATCTATTTAGTCAATGTCAGCGAGCATCCGGCTGAGCTGGGCTTTCGCGTGTACGGCGAGGATGGACAATTCCGGGCCAGTTTCCCGCCGACCGGTTTTTTGACGATTGCGCCTCATCAGGTGTTTCAGGCTGACCCAATGACCCTTTTCGGGTTTAATCCAAGCCCCGGTTATGTGCGTGTTGAGGATCAGAACTCAGCATTTGTCGGTGGATTGATCAATCGCAACACGTCAACCGGCCGATTTGCCACGATCATTCCGCTGATTCCTGACGATCCGCAGATTACGCAAATTCCTACCAGCACGTACTTCTCGCGCGTGCAGATTGATCCAGCTTCGGCAAATCCACGTCAGACGACAGGTATGCTGGTGATGAATCCGACGCTGAATTCGCTTCAGTTTCGCATCCGGATTACGACGCCTACCGGTCAGCTCCGGCAATCATCGGTTCTGACCGCGCCGGCGCTTGGAGCGTATACGTTGACGCGGCTGTCGCTAGCCACGCTGTTTTCCGGGTTAACCCTGAATGGCGGATACGCCAATGTGCTCGTGACGACGGTGCCCGGACCGGGGCAGGGCGGCCGGGTCATTCCCGTAGCCACGTATCGCACCAGCCAGCTCGTTTCGACGGTGCAACAACAGAATCAGCAGCCGTGATCGCTCATCGTCGGCTGTGATCATCACGGAGGGAAACAATGCAGATACGGTGGAGGTGGTGGATGCGTTACGTGTGGTTGCTCATGATCTGTGCTGTGCCTGCTGCGGCGCAGGTTCCGATTACCGGTCGAGTAGTGGGAACGATTGAGAACGAAGCTGGGGTTGCGCTGGCTGATGTCCGCGTCACGCTGGCCTATCAAGGGGCAGCGCCATCCACAGGCGCAGTGATGCCGCAAGCTCGAACGGTCAACTCCGATAGCAATGGTGTGTTTGTCATTGATCAGGTTGATCCGGGTCTCTATCGGTTGACTGTTCAGGCCGCATTTTTCGAGCCAGTGACGACGACGATTGAAGTCCTGACGGCTAACTCCAAAATCCTCAAGATTGTGCTCGGTCGGCGCAGTCGCGTGGCTTTTTCAACCGATGTCGCTGTGGAAGATGGCTTCCGTGTCCCTGTGATTTCAACCGTTGAATTTCAGCTTGGCACTGATGTGAAAGAGCCGGTGGTCAATACGCGTGAAGGGCAACTTGGCGGGTCGTTCGAGCCGCAGCGCATCACTGCATTGCCGCTCGACGGGCGAAATTACCTTGATCTGCTCAAGCTTCAGCCAGGCGTGTTCGATGAAAACGGCGGAGAAGGATTCGCTTCGTTCAACGGCGGACGCGGCACAGCGCAAAACTTCACGCTCGACGGCACAGAGAATACCGATGCTGATGTGGCGCTCCCTTCGCTGTTTGAAGATGGGGCAGTTTCGCTTGATGCCATTCAAGAATTTCGCGTCATCACCAGCAACGCGAATGCTGAGTATGGACGCAATTCAGGCGGACAAGTCAGCTTGTTCGTCAAGCGCGGCGGCAACGAGTTTCACGGGCTACTCTACCACTACTTCATGCACGATAAGCTGAATGCGCGAAATTTTTTCGATCTCGATCCGCAGTTCATCAAGCGTGGATTAAAGCCGCCCGCGCTGCGCCATCAATTTGGCGCTAATGGCGGCGGGCCGCTGGTGAAAGATCGTCAGTTCTTTTTCACGAGCTATGAGGGCTTTCGTAATCGCGAAGGATTGCCGCGCCATCCGCGCGTGCCAACCGTTGGGGAAGTAGACGGCGTGAACCTGTTTCGCAATCAACTGGAAGCGCAATTCCGCTTTGTCGAAAACCTTGAACCTAGTGGCCTGCCGCCTTCGAGCTTTCCTAGTCCGCTGCTCACCGCTCTGTTCAAGTTCGGTTATCCGGCCCCGACGCGGCCGCTGATCACGCCAAGCGGAGAGCCGGATTCAGTCGTCGGCATTTTCGACACGACGGTTCCGTTCCAGAACGACACGGACAGTTTCATCGTGCGAACCGATCATCAACTGACAGCCAGCAATCGCATGCACGTGCGCTACGGGCTGAGCAATGGCGATGAAAGTATTGTCGGCAACGGTCTGCCTGGCAGCGGCGCTGGCAAGGACTTTCGCACGCAGAACGTCTCGATTGTCAATACCCATCTGATCGGGGCCAATCAGGTGAATGAATTTCGCTTCGGTTTCAGTCGCAATCGCGTTGATTTCCCGACCGCACAAACGCCGATGGCAATTCAGAGGCTGGCAGGCATGACACTGGCTGAAGCGCTTGATTGCGGCGCTGAAGCCTTCAGCGTTGAATGTCAGCAGAGTCGGCGAACCTTCGCTCAGTTGTATCCGTCCATTCGTTTCGGCGCTGATAACAGCACCAGCCAAGGGTTTCCTTACTTCATTTTTCCGAGCGGCACGTTTGCTAATTTCGGCGTTGACGCCGGTCTGTTTCCACAAGGCCGAGCGCGCAACACATTCCAGTTTGGCGACACCTATTCGGCTGTGGTTGGACGTCACACGATTCGCGCGGGCATGGATATTCGCCGGTTGCAGCAAAATTCTATTTCTGGATTCCACCTGCGACCGTCGTTCATTCTTGTAGATATTCCTGACCGCGCTGCTGGCAGTATTCCTGGCATCAGTTCAGATCAAATCTTCGGCGGCCAGCAAAACTATTTCTTCACGCGCGAATGCGGCGCCGGCGATATGAGAGCGTGCGCGGCTTCAGATCGCAATGGCGACGGCATCCCTGACGGCCCGATCATCCGCGGCTTGCGCAGCACCGAATATGGGTTGTTCATTCAAGACAATGTGAAGTTGACGCGCCGACTGACCTTGGATGCTGGTTTACGGTATGAAATTTTTGGACGAGAAGGTGAAGCTGATAGCTTCTTGTCGCGGGCTACGAACGCGCAGTTTTTACCGAATGGGACTTTGTCACCGAATTTCTCGGTACAACAATTTGGATCAGGCATCGGTCGCACGGTGCGCGACGCCGACTTGAACAATTTCGGGCCGCGACTGGGCTTGGCCTGGGACCCATTCGGTGACGGGAAAATGGCTGTGCGGGCCAGCTACGGCATCTACTATGACCACATTCAGGGGACAACGATATTCCCCAGTCAATTGAATCCGCCGGGTGTGCTAGGCTTCTCGATTCCCAATGACATCATCTTGGCGAATGAGTCTCGTGTGTTTGGTCGCGTTGGCCTTGTGCCGGTGAGATTGGCGCCGGGCGCGTTGCTGCAAACCGATCTGGGCGGCAACGTCGCGATCGGGCCAAATGGCCAACCAGGGCGGTATCCGTTGCCCTTGCACGTGATTGATCCGGCCACTCGCGACCCCTATACGCAACGTTGGAATCTGACCATCCAACGCGAGCTCGATCAGGATACCTTGATTGAGCTGAGCTACGTCGGCTCGAAAGGAACTCGCTTGCTGCGCGTGCGCACGCCGAACCTGGGGCCGTTCATCATTGATCAACCAGCGTTGGGTCAAATTTTCTTTGGCGATTTTCGCTCATTTCGCCGACCGAATACGCAGTTTGGCTCGGTGACTTGGCAGGAATCTTCGGCCAACTCGATCTATCACGCTTTTCAATTGCACGCACAGCGACGATTCAGTCGCGGCATCTCGTTTCAAGTTAGTTACACGATCGGCAAATCGCTGGATGACGCCTCCAGCAACGTGGCCGATGCCGGTCGTGGCGGCAGCATATTCCCGCAGAATTCGTTTGATCTTTCTTCAGAACGGGGTCGTTCGGCCTTTGACGTGCGGCAGCGGCTGGTCTTCAACTATGTCGTTGACTTGCCGCTGGGGCCGGGCCGGACGTTTCTGAGCAATGTGAATGGAGTTGGTGGCCGTCTGCTGGAAGGCTGGTCGGTCAGCGGCATCACGGTTATCCAGACCGGCTTCCCCTTGACGTTGCTGGCCGGTTATGACGTCAATGGCGATGGCGTATTGAATGATCGTCCTTTTTTAGTCCCGGGTCGTTCGTTGAATGACTTGCTTGTGCCCGGTGGCGGGAAGAACGGGAACACACGCTTTTTCCGCGACCCGACCGGCGGCGATAATCAGTTCTGTGATTTCAATGGAACGCCCACGACGAGCTCATTTCCTTGTCAACGGAGTCGCAACATCGTCACGCCGGGACGACAGCGATATTTCTTCGATCCAACCGCGCCAACCTACTTCGATCAACGGCCCAATCTGCTCCGCCCGTTTGATCCGAACCTGTTATTGGGACGTGGCCTGTTGACCGGCCCGGGTCGCATCAAATTCGATCTGGCAGTGCGCAAGGTCACAAGCTTGAGCCGTCTGCGCGAAGGCATGAACATCGAACTGCGAGCTGAGTTCTTCAATCTGTTCAATCACACGAATTTTGCTGATCCCGAAGTGAATATTCTCTCGCCACAGTTCGGTGAGCTGACAGCTACCTCGACATCTTCACGGCTGATTCAACTGGCGCTGCGCCTGGCGTTTTAGAGTAGTTTTCAATTGCCTTTAGCCCAGGGCCTCGCATCTTGCGGCTAAAGGTGAAGCGTATGCTCCCAGGATAAACTCATTCACAAGCCGCTCTAGTAGCAATGCAACTGCAATTCGCTATAGTGAACCACGAAGAGATACAAGGGGCAGGAGGAATCCGAAACCCGAGGCCCTCTTCGAGGGAAATCAGCCCTCTTCGAGGGAAATCCCAAACCCTAAATCCGAAATCCGAAACAAATTCCAATGACCAAACTCCAAAAAATCCGAAGCACTAAATCCGAAGCCCAAAGCCCGCGGAGCGGGAAATCCCAAGCCCCTGCGGGGAAATCCCAAGCACGAAATCCGAAATCCGAAACAAATTCCAATGACCAAACTCTCAAATGTGATAAAGGGAGTGGGGCAGTGTTTGGAAGATTGGGATTTTGAACGTTTCAACTTGTTTCGGATTTCGAGCTTCGGATTTCGCATTTCCCTCGAAGAGGGCTTCGGATTTCCCTCGAAGAGGGCTGGATTTCCCTCGAAGAGGGCTTCGGATTTCGAGCTTCGGATTTCGGATTTCCCTCGAAGAGGGCTTCGGATTTCCCTCGAAGAGCTTCGGATTTCGAGCTTCGGATTTCGGATCTCTCCCGAAGACGGTTTAGGGTTTTGGATTTTGAATTTGTTTCGGATTTCGTGCTTGGGATTTGGGATTTCCCTCGAAGAGGGCCGGATTTCCCTCGAAGAGGGTTTGGTATCAGATTTTCAAAACAAAAAGGGAGCGGCACTGGGCCGCTCCCCCTGTAATGCGCCGTTCGTCCTGGCAGGCTCATGCAGGACGAGCGACGCCGGCAGTCGTTCGGTTATGGGTCTACAATGATGGATTGATAGTGGGCCAATCCGTTATCACCTTCAGAACTTTCGGTCACGATGCCCGTGCGATCCATGAAGACACCAATGAAGTAAGTGCCTGGCGTGACATCGGCGGGGATCGTCAGCGTGCGCGTGAACGAGCCAAAGCCGCCAGCATTCGCAAAAGCGCCGGTGTTGAATCCAAGCAATCGGTCGCCGGTTGAGATGATGTTGTTGCTGCTCAGGTAGAATCCGATCTCGAAGTTACCGGAATTGAGATTGCCTCTATTGCCAAAGCTGTATTCCAACGTCACACTCTGACCACGACGAATCCGCGTGGGCAGGGCATTGACACGAACTGCCGCGGTGGATTCACTGTCGGTTCGCTTGACCCAGTTACTCGCATACAGATTGCGCTCACTGCCACTGCCAGGATAGAGGAACCGGACGCCAGCGCGATCATCGGCATGAAAGCCTTCAACAGCGGCGCCATACGAATAGATCGAATTCATGGTGGCGACAACGCTTCGATCTTCATGTCGAAGGCCCAGCGCGTGACCGAACTCATGACGGGCGACACCGCGGAAGCTGAAATTTGAATAAGGCGGCGCGGCATCGGCATCTAAGCCGGGCACGTATGGCTGATCCACGTTGAACCACACATCTTTATCGCGAATCTCATCACCAGAGGCGGTATGGAATGTTACAGCCAGAATGCTGCTGCTATCGAAGCTCGATCCATTCATGAAGACGACAGAGTTGATGCCGTTATTATGATCGTGATGATTGGTCGAACGAGTGCGCACGTAGAAGCGGAACGCGGAGCCTGTCACCGCATTCCAATCGCTCATCGCATATTGCGCGTTAAGATT from Blastocatellia bacterium carries:
- a CDS encoding TonB-dependent receptor codes for the protein MRYVWLLMICAVPAAAQVPITGRVVGTIENEAGVALADVRVTLAYQGAAPSTGAVMPQARTVNSDSNGVFVIDQVDPGLYRLTVQAAFFEPVTTTIEVLTANSKILKIVLGRRSRVAFSTDVAVEDGFRVPVISTVEFQLGTDVKEPVVNTREGQLGGSFEPQRITALPLDGRNYLDLLKLQPGVFDENGGEGFASFNGGRGTAQNFTLDGTENTDADVALPSLFEDGAVSLDAIQEFRVITSNANAEYGRNSGGQVSLFVKRGGNEFHGLLYHYFMHDKLNARNFFDLDPQFIKRGLKPPALRHQFGANGGGPLVKDRQFFFTSYEGFRNREGLPRHPRVPTVGEVDGVNLFRNQLEAQFRFVENLEPSGLPPSSFPSPLLTALFKFGYPAPTRPLITPSGEPDSVVGIFDTTVPFQNDTDSFIVRTDHQLTASNRMHVRYGLSNGDESIVGNGLPGSGAGKDFRTQNVSIVNTHLIGANQVNEFRFGFSRNRVDFPTAQTPMAIQRLAGMTLAEALDCGAEAFSVECQQSRRTFAQLYPSIRFGADNSTSQGFPYFIFPSGTFANFGVDAGLFPQGRARNTFQFGDTYSAVVGRHTIRAGMDIRRLQQNSISGFHLRPSFILVDIPDRAAGSIPGISSDQIFGGQQNYFFTRECGAGDMRACAASDRNGDGIPDGPIIRGLRSTEYGLFIQDNVKLTRRLTLDAGLRYEIFGREGEADSFLSRATNAQFLPNGTLSPNFSVQQFGSGIGRTVRDADLNNFGPRLGLAWDPFGDGKMAVRASYGIYYDHIQGTTIFPSQLNPPGVLGFSIPNDIILANESRVFGRVGLVPVRLAPGALLQTDLGGNVAIGPNGQPGRYPLPLHVIDPATRDPYTQRWNLTIQRELDQDTLIELSYVGSKGTRLLRVRTPNLGPFIIDQPALGQIFFGDFRSFRRPNTQFGSVTWQESSANSIYHAFQLHAQRRFSRGISFQVSYTIGKSLDDASSNVADAGRGGSIFPQNSFDLSSERGRSAFDVRQRLVFNYVVDLPLGPGRTFLSNVNGVGGRLLEGWSVSGITVIQTGFPLTLLAGYDVNGDGVLNDRPFLVPGRSLNDLLVPGGGKNGNTRFFRDPTGGDNQFCDFNGTPTTSSFPCQRSRNIVTPGRQRYFFDPTAPTYFDQRPNLLRPFDPNLLLGRGLLTGPGRIKFDLAVRKVTSLSRLREGMNIELRAEFFNLFNHTNFADPEVNILSPQFGELTATSTSSRLIQLALRLAF